Proteins co-encoded in one Setaria viridis chromosome 9, Setaria_viridis_v4.0, whole genome shotgun sequence genomic window:
- the LOC117838102 gene encoding protein FRIGIDA: MPPSPSAAAAASRAAMLHSVHSLASYSDTLADFLDQWNSVILDVASIAATFAVLFPSPESHPKPLPAAETQHNPAPEPAEREPSPAPLPERVPEPNLPGEPQGPEPNAVPSPERERELSPSPEQEREPSPSPEQERQPSLAPEPEPEPNPKPAPEPEPVPRPAPNPVRARKDGDPSAAELELRCKQMNFRELRRFVTAHVRDREWLRKVGPAALRRAEDPASLVLRAVGRYYISAESGDAEAACMLLLELYVRAGCPRPPGQGHGEAAELRQEAREAALTWRSRLLRVSGRVGDAGARGARGLAFFMAAFGVPVEFPAQELYELLVAADISACTKVLKFSKHFVKKMRDVVVEMINKDMHLQAIRIILAFELQNAFPVESTLTHIMEKLDHDRKDESEGQALARDEEELTLLRSISKCMENHKLCPSEFPNFAERIALLEERVGKPKQAFAGIKRKRTIEEDCVE; encoded by the exons atgccgccgtcgccgtccgccgccgcagccgcctccCGTGCGGCTATGCTGCACTCCGTCCACAGCCTCGCCTCCTACAGCGACACCCTCGCCGACTTCCTCGATCAGTGGAACTCCGTCATCCTCGATGtcgcctccatcgccgccacctTCGCCGTCCTCTTCCCCAGCCCCGAATCACACCCTAAACCCCTTCCCGCCGCCGAGACCCAGCACAATCCCGCGCCGGAACCGGCGGAGAGGGAGCCCAGCCCCGCGCCGTTACCGGAGAGGGTGCCCGAGCCCAATCTCCCGGGGGAGCCCCAAGGCCCCGAACCCAATGCCGTACCCTCgccggagcgggagcgggagctcaGTCCCTCGCCGGAGCAAGAGCGGGAGCCCAGTCCTTCGCCGGAGCAGGAGCGGCAGCCCAGTCTCGCAccagagccggagccggagcccaaCCCCAAGCCCGcacccgagcccgagcccgtgCCCAGGCCCGCACCCAACCCCGTCCGCGCACGCAAGGACGGCGACCCatcggcggcggagctggagctCAGGTGCAAGCAGATGAACTTCAGGGAGCTCCGCCGCTTCGTCACCGCCCACGTGCGGGACCGCGAGTGGCTGCGCAAGGTGGGGCCGGCCGCGCTGCGCCGCGCCGAGGACCCCGCCTCGCTCGTGCTCCGCGCCGTCGGCCGCTACTACATCAGCGCCGAGAGCGGCGACGCGGAGGCCGCGTGCATGCTCCTCCTCGAGCTCTACGTGCGCGCCGGGTGCCCACGCCCCCCGGGGCAGGGccacggcgaggcggcggagctgcGGCAGGAGGCGCGCGAGGCGGCGCTCACGTGGCGCAGCCGCCTTCTGCGCGTCAGCGGCCGGGTCGGCGACGCCGGTGCTAGGGGAGCCCGCGGCCTCGCTTTCTTCATGGCCGCCTTCGGCGTGCCCGTCGAGTTCCCGGCGCAGGAGCTGTACGAGCTGTTGGTTGCTGCCGACATCTCGGCCTGCACCAAGGTGCTCAAATTCTCCAAGCACTTTGTGAAGAAGATGCGGG ATGTTGTTGTCGAAATGATAAATAAGGATATGCATCTTCAGGCAATACGCATTATCCTCGCATTTGAACTTCAGAATGCTTTCCCTGTTGAGTCAACACTCACTCACATCATGGAGAAACTTGACCATGATAGGAAAGATGAAAGTGAGGGGCAGGCATTG GCGCGTGACGAGGAAGAGTTAACTCTTTTGAGGTCCATTTCCAAATGCATGGAGAATCACAAATTATGCCCCTCAGAATTTCCTAATTTTGCTGAGAGGATTGCGTTGTTAGAAGAGCGTGTTGGGAAGCCAAAACAAGCCTTCGCGGGAATAAAGCGGAAGAGAACAATAGAAGAGGACTGTGTCGAGTAG